Proteins found in one Canis aureus isolate CA01 chromosome 19, VMU_Caureus_v.1.0, whole genome shotgun sequence genomic segment:
- the LOC144290514 gene encoding uncharacterized protein LOC144290514, with amino-acid sequence MDTVAFEDVTVNFTLEEWALLNPSQKKLYRDVMQETFRNLASIGEKWEDCNSKSLYKHHQTNLRHVIERPCKNKEGSKCGESFSQNPNHKQIKKTPTGIKLRKCSFCGQVFRHHSSFSRHMISHTGHKLYEYQEYEEKPYKCKECGKAFKHRQSIRVHVRTHTGEKPYKCKHCGKAFKHCQSIRKHERIHTGEKPYECKQCGETFRYRHNFQKHERTHTGEQPYRCKHCGKALSCLSYCRIHERTHTGEKPYECKQCGKAFSYASYIRIHERTHTGEKPYECKKCGKAFSCPNYFRKHEKTHTGEKPYECKQCGKGFSCPRSFRSHEKRHRGEKPYECKICGKTYSCPIYFRNHERRHSGEKSYECKICGKSFSCPKYFRKHERSHTGEEPCECNECENTLSPLTIFQRHMMKHTGDGPYKCKECGKVFDCPNYFRCHEKIHSGEKPYECKECGKAFSSSMSLQNHERSHSRKKPHECKECGKAFSFPCSLQKHERSHTGEKPYECKQCGKAFTYLSSMQKHERTHSGEKPYECKQCGKAFIYLSSMQKHERTHTGEKPYECKQCGKAFITLSNVQRHMIKHTGDGPCKCKECGKAFDCPSSLRTHERTHTGEKPYQCKHCSKAFTRSSSLRNHERTHNGE; translated from the coding sequence GCATGTGATAGAGAGACCctgtaaaaataaagaaggtaGTAAATGTGGAGAATCCTTCAGCCAGAATCCAAATCATAAGCAGATAAAGAAAACTCCTACTGGAATAAAACTACGTAAATGTAGCTTCTGTGGACAAGTGTTCAGAcatcattcatcttttagcaggcaCATGATCTCTCACACTGGCCACAAACTATATGAATATCAGGAATATGAAGAGAAGCCTTATAagtgtaaggaatgtgggaaggccttcaaGCATCGACAGTCCATTCGAGTACATGTAAGgactcacactggagagaagccttACAAATGCAAGCACTGTGGGAAGGCCTTCAAGCATTGCCAGTCCATTCGAAAGCATGAAAggattcacactggagagaagccctatgAATGCAAACAATGTGGAGAAACTTTCAGGTATCGCCACAACTTTCAAAAACATGAGCGAACTCACACTGGAGAGCAGCCCTATAGATGTAAGCACTGCGGGAAAGCCCTCAGTTGCCTTAGTTACTGCCGAATTCATGAAAgaactcacactggagagaaaccatatgaatgtaaacaatgtgggaaagccttcagttATGCCAGTTACATTCGAATACATGAGAGAACTCACACTGGAGAAAAGCCCTATGAATGCAagaaatgtgggaaagcctttagtTGTCCAAATTATTTTCGAAAACATGAAAAgactcacactggagagaaaccctatgaatgtaagcaATGTGGTAAAGGCTTCAGTTGTCCCAGATCCTTTCGAAGTCAtgaaaagagacacagaggcGAAAAGCCTTATGAATGTAAAATATGTGGTAAAACCTACAGTTGTCCTATATACTTCCGAAATCATGAAAGGAGACACAGTGGAGAAAAATCCTATGAATGTAAAATATGCGGTAAGTCCTTCAGTTGTCCaaagtattttagaaaacatgaaagaagtCACACAGGAGAAGAACCCTGtgaatgtaatgaatgtgagAATACCTTGAGTCCTCTCACTATATTCCAAAGACACATGATGAAGCACACTGGAGATGGACCTTATAagtgtaaggaatgtgggaaagtCTTTGATTGTCCAAATTACTTTCGATGTCACGAGAAGATACACAGTGGAGAAAAGCcatatgaatgtaaggaatgtggcaaAGCCTTCAGTTCCTCCATGTCCCTTCAAAACCATGAAAGAAGTCATAGTAGGAAAAAACCTcatgaatgtaaagaatgtggtaAAGCCTTTAGCTTTCCATGTTCCCTTCAAAAGCATGAACGAAGTCATACTGGGGAGAAACCATATGAATGTAAgcaatgtgggaaagcctttactTATCTCAGTTCTATGCAAAAGCATGAGAGAACTCATagtggagagaaaccctatgaatgtaaacaatgtgggaaagccttcattTATCTCAGTTCTATGCAAAAGCATGAAAgaactcacactggagagaagccctatgAGTGTAAGCAGTGTGGGAAAGCTTTCATTACCCTCTCAAACGTTCAAAGGCACATGATCAAGCACACTGGAGATGGACCTTGTAAATGCAAGGAGTGTGGGAAGGCCTTTGATTGTCCTAGTTCATTGCGAACTCATGAACGTACTCACACTGGGGAGAAACCCTATCAGTGTAAACATTGTAGTAAAGCCTTCACTCGTTCTAGTTCTTTACGAAACCATGAAAGAACTCATAATGGAGAGTAG